One Lacipirellulaceae bacterium DNA window includes the following coding sequences:
- a CDS encoding ComF family protein, which yields MTQLLDRLPGLFEEFRRRSLDLVFPPTCLACEADLTSDFWEAEGGLLCGACRRQIVLLQEPLCPVCASPVPEAGGVRLDCGVCRNNKPRFDRTIALGEYEGLLRDLILRMKSETRKLVARSLLAFAWKERHQELRDLGVDAICAVPTHLIRQWQRGVNGPHVLASALSKELGVPFASKLLYRKSNTPPQAGLSRAARSRNIRGEILVRNRLMKKFQHVLLVDDVLTTGATANECAKVLKRAGIARVSVFVLGRTPDLG from the coding sequence ATGACTCAGTTACTCGATCGGCTACCGGGCCTCTTCGAAGAATTCCGCAGGCGTTCTTTGGACTTGGTCTTCCCGCCGACTTGTCTCGCTTGTGAAGCGGACCTCACGTCTGATTTCTGGGAAGCGGAAGGAGGATTGCTCTGCGGTGCCTGTCGTCGCCAGATCGTTCTGCTGCAAGAGCCTCTTTGCCCGGTTTGTGCCTCTCCAGTTCCGGAAGCTGGAGGAGTCCGACTCGACTGTGGTGTCTGTCGCAATAATAAGCCACGGTTTGATCGAACGATCGCTTTGGGAGAGTACGAAGGCTTATTGAGAGACCTGATTCTGCGGATGAAATCGGAGACGCGGAAACTCGTCGCTAGGAGCCTATTGGCTTTCGCATGGAAAGAGCGACACCAGGAACTCCGTGACCTAGGAGTCGACGCGATTTGTGCCGTGCCGACGCATTTGATCCGCCAGTGGCAACGAGGCGTGAACGGCCCTCACGTCCTAGCCTCCGCACTTTCGAAGGAATTGGGAGTTCCGTTTGCCAGCAAGCTGCTGTACCGAAAAAGCAACACACCGCCCCAAGCCGGTTTGAGTCGGGCAGCTCGCTCGCGCAATATTCGGGGGGAGATTCTCGTCAGAAATCGCTTAATGAAGAAGTTCCAGCATGTCTTGCTCGTCGACGACGTCCTGACGACGGGGGCCACGGCTAACGAATGCGCGAAGGTCCTCAAGCGAGCGGGAATCGCTAGGGTTTCGGTATTCGTCCTAGGTCGAACTCCTGACTTGGGCTGA
- a CDS encoding LptF/LptG family permease codes for MFILNRYLLRQFVQIFAICFMSLTGLYIVIDAFGHLDHFSSHAKETGGSLFKIIAEYYAYRSLDFFDRTSGILAMIAAMFTVTWLQRYQEMTAMMAAGISKYRILRPLLVCVAVVSLAAAANREFVIPSLRDELTTDSKDLGGVNARPLEARFDSQTDILIGGEKVITAEQRIIRPTFILEGQLAKYGRRLVAESAVFSPAEGNRPAGYFLKGVTTPSQITNQRTLTLEDRPVIVTPKDGSWLAEDEVFVVSELSFAMLANGSNWRNYSSSRELIEELHHPSTDLGPDVQVAVHSRAVQPLMDGTLLMLGLPLMFSRRNRNVFLSIGICLLVATLFSLVTLGCRSLGDLGMIRPVLAAWAPLLLFVPVAAAMSQTLRT; via the coding sequence ATGTTCATTCTCAACCGTTACCTTCTCAGGCAATTCGTACAGATCTTTGCGATCTGCTTTATGAGCCTGACGGGGCTGTACATCGTGATCGATGCTTTCGGGCACCTCGATCACTTTTCCTCGCATGCGAAGGAAACCGGGGGCAGCCTCTTCAAAATTATCGCGGAGTATTACGCCTACCGCAGCCTCGACTTCTTCGATCGAACCAGCGGAATCTTGGCAATGATCGCCGCGATGTTCACGGTGACTTGGCTGCAGCGTTATCAAGAGATGACAGCCATGATGGCTGCGGGGATCTCGAAGTACCGTATCCTGCGTCCACTTTTGGTCTGCGTAGCGGTGGTAAGTCTCGCGGCAGCGGCCAATCGAGAATTCGTCATCCCTTCCCTTCGAGACGAGCTGACCACCGACAGCAAAGACCTGGGAGGCGTTAACGCGCGACCCCTGGAAGCGCGTTTCGACAGTCAGACAGACATTCTCATCGGCGGTGAGAAAGTGATCACCGCCGAGCAACGCATCATCCGACCGACGTTCATCCTCGAAGGACAACTCGCGAAATACGGGAGACGCCTAGTCGCCGAGAGTGCCGTGTTTTCACCTGCTGAGGGCAACCGACCCGCGGGTTACTTTCTCAAAGGAGTTACAACCCCCAGCCAAATCACGAACCAGCGGACGCTGACCCTGGAAGACCGACCCGTGATCGTCACGCCAAAGGATGGGAGTTGGCTGGCTGAAGACGAGGTGTTTGTCGTCTCTGAACTCTCATTCGCGATGCTGGCCAACGGCTCCAACTGGCGGAACTATTCTTCCTCTCGAGAGTTGATCGAAGAACTGCACCACCCGAGCACGGACCTTGGCCCTGACGTTCAGGTAGCGGTGCACTCGCGGGCGGTCCAACCACTGATGGATGGAACGCTCCTGATGCTGGGGCTGCCGCTGATGTTCTCGCGACGCAACCGCAACGTCTTTCTTTCGATCGGCATCTGCTTACTGGTGGCGACTCTCTTCTCCCTCGTGACGCTCGGTTGCCGCTCGCTTGGCGATCTGGGCATGATCCGCCCAGTCCTAGCGGCGTGGGCACCGCTGCTACTGTTCGTCCCCGTGGCAGCGGCCATGAGCCAGACGTTGCGAACGTAG
- a CDS encoding response regulator — MSLNSLLQNKTVLLVDDDDDSLQVIGARCRSVGMEVFTARNLLTALGQVEKHRPDVVCVDVNMPTGNGIGFCEMLASDPATAAIPRILITGDVTAERKEDARRLNAPLVPKSLDVWGTLLPHLERAVSVGPVKEKQPAKDATLAKTKAPGSERSSTEVPAESILKFDRVSPGDPETEVANAHEVEVRQEELLDSVFALLGSELEEDESSDEFTEEAGPPWILCIDDDADFTDALRCRLEAHGVAVVRAFDGMEGYRTAFSKPAKAIILDYEMPNGHGDYVLRRLKENPVTAEIPVVMLTGNKDKSIKRKLMALGAAAYFNKPVRFDELRRELAEHVEILGEPLLSGSSS, encoded by the coding sequence ATGTCCCTGAACAGCCTATTGCAGAACAAAACGGTCCTTTTGGTTGACGACGACGACGACTCGCTCCAAGTGATCGGGGCACGTTGTCGTAGTGTTGGGATGGAGGTTTTCACGGCTCGCAATCTTCTGACGGCTCTTGGGCAGGTCGAAAAGCATCGCCCCGATGTGGTCTGCGTTGATGTGAATATGCCGACCGGCAATGGGATTGGCTTTTGCGAGATGCTCGCGAGCGATCCGGCAACCGCTGCGATTCCTCGCATTCTGATCACAGGCGATGTCACCGCAGAGCGAAAGGAAGACGCTCGTCGTTTGAATGCTCCACTCGTACCCAAATCGTTAGACGTTTGGGGGACTTTGCTACCGCACTTGGAACGCGCTGTTTCGGTTGGGCCTGTGAAGGAGAAGCAGCCGGCGAAGGATGCAACACTAGCGAAAACTAAGGCCCCTGGGTCAGAGCGTTCAAGCACCGAGGTTCCTGCGGAATCGATCCTGAAATTTGACCGCGTCTCGCCAGGCGACCCAGAGACTGAAGTCGCCAACGCTCACGAGGTGGAAGTCCGACAGGAAGAGTTGCTTGATAGCGTTTTCGCACTGTTGGGAAGCGAGTTGGAAGAGGACGAATCTAGCGACGAGTTCACTGAAGAAGCAGGGCCGCCGTGGATTCTTTGCATCGACGACGATGCTGACTTTACAGACGCACTACGTTGTCGTCTGGAAGCTCACGGCGTTGCCGTAGTGCGGGCTTTTGACGGGATGGAAGGTTATCGAACGGCGTTCTCGAAGCCTGCCAAGGCGATCATCCTCGACTACGAGATGCCTAATGGACATGGAGACTATGTGCTACGTCGTCTCAAGGAGAATCCGGTGACTGCGGAGATCCCCGTGGTGATGCTAACCGGAAACAAAGACAAAAGCATCAAGAGGAAGCTGATGGCTCTTGGCGCGGCTGCCTACTTCAACAAGCCGGTCCGCTTTGACGAGCTTCGTCGCGAACTAGCAGAGCATGTCGAGATCTTGGGTGAACCGCTGTTGAGCGGATCGAGTAGCTAG
- a CDS encoding sulfatase-like hydrolase/transferase has translation MLAFLSRISCCLLPLFLLHVSATVANEGSERPNVICILSDDQGWADIGYNNPKVYSPHLDSLASGGVTFTKHYVTPQCTPTRVALMTGRYPSRFGRPALEANNEPAFPKGTPTLATMFQQAGYRTYLAGKWHLGSYAAHGPNHFGFESSYGSLTGAVGMYDHRYRAGKFGETWHRDHQLIEGAENGVHATDLVTDEAIRVIGLDEEEPFFLYLPFHSVHTPLDERGKFVDRPTQLDPENPERWLDEEEIPWFNDPAGKIQSEPDPEKRLLLAAVHHLDDSIGRIVAALEKTGKREDTLILFSSDNGPQGSWGGNAYPDDLKLTDFNQPLPFRGKKVDVWEGGIHVPAFANWRGRVQPREVADAVHIVDWFPTLCGLLGSEPPTEIEWDGVNILSAILAGEPTPSRDFYWVWGRRTNRWALRFGDWKIVKYGKSAPASESDWQLFHLENDPKESNDVSKGHPEIVKSLHARFLKHRMKDSE, from the coding sequence ATGCTTGCGTTTTTATCCAGGATCAGTTGTTGTTTACTTCCGCTCTTTCTTCTTCATGTGTCGGCGACAGTCGCCAATGAAGGTTCGGAAAGACCGAATGTCATTTGTATCTTGAGCGACGATCAGGGCTGGGCTGATATTGGGTACAACAACCCTAAGGTTTACAGCCCACATCTCGACAGCTTGGCGAGTGGGGGCGTGACCTTCACCAAGCACTACGTGACACCACAGTGTACGCCGACTCGGGTTGCACTGATGACGGGGCGTTATCCTAGCCGCTTTGGACGTCCCGCACTTGAGGCGAACAACGAGCCCGCTTTTCCTAAGGGGACTCCAACGCTCGCCACGATGTTTCAGCAAGCAGGTTATCGCACCTATCTCGCTGGGAAGTGGCATCTTGGTTCGTACGCTGCTCACGGACCAAATCATTTCGGGTTCGAGAGTAGCTATGGCTCTCTCACCGGGGCTGTGGGGATGTACGATCACCGTTATCGGGCGGGCAAGTTTGGAGAGACGTGGCACCGTGATCACCAGTTGATCGAGGGTGCAGAGAATGGTGTGCATGCCACCGATCTCGTAACCGACGAGGCCATTCGTGTTATCGGTCTCGACGAGGAGGAGCCTTTTTTTCTTTACTTGCCTTTTCACTCTGTCCATACACCGCTTGATGAACGGGGAAAATTCGTCGATCGACCAACGCAGCTTGATCCGGAGAATCCCGAGCGCTGGCTTGATGAGGAAGAGATTCCCTGGTTCAATGATCCCGCCGGGAAGATTCAAAGCGAGCCTGATCCCGAGAAGCGATTGTTATTGGCGGCAGTGCATCATCTCGATGATTCGATTGGTCGGATCGTCGCCGCTTTAGAGAAAACAGGTAAGCGAGAGGACACGCTTATCTTGTTCTCTTCCGACAATGGCCCGCAAGGATCTTGGGGAGGTAATGCCTACCCTGACGATCTGAAGCTCACGGATTTCAACCAGCCATTGCCGTTCCGCGGAAAAAAGGTCGACGTTTGGGAGGGAGGGATTCACGTTCCCGCTTTTGCCAATTGGCGTGGACGTGTTCAGCCCCGCGAAGTCGCGGACGCTGTGCATATTGTCGATTGGTTTCCCACCCTATGCGGGCTGCTCGGTTCCGAGCCTCCGACGGAGATTGAATGGGACGGAGTCAACATTCTGTCGGCCATCTTGGCCGGAGAACCTACTCCGTCACGCGATTTCTACTGGGTTTGGGGGCGGCGAACCAATCGTTGGGCGTTACGCTTTGGTGATTGGAAGATTGTGAAGTATGGGAAAAGTGCCCCTGCGTCGGAGAGCGACTGGCAGCTCTTCCATCTTGAGAACGATCCTAAGGAATCGAATGATGTGTCCAAGGGTCATCCTGAGATCGTGAAGTCACTTCATGCGAGGTTTCTCAAGCATCGCATGAAGGACTCTGAGTAG
- a CDS encoding response regulator, whose protein sequence is MKSSETRILLIDDDTADAFVTRESLSRVDSRRYEIEHAVSLRDAKTRLENFDYDVILLDLNLPESRGIDTLRQLKGICLSDTPVIVLTGLDDEEAALQLLADGAADFISKKDMRSETLSRSIQYTLRRQHLLVELQSANKMLSEKNNRLAQLYNTAQQFVDNVSHEFRTPLTVIREFTSIVRDGLDGPVTERQAEHLEKVLYRTDDLSLMVDDMLDISKLEAGLLAVWRRPCSVEELINNVEGMISSRAKSRGIEFSVDLQVDLPEVYCDEEKARRVLINLAINAIKFTSKGGRVQIWAKQAEESSDIVLGVTDTGAGISKENLESIFGRFRQVDSGIHSSTKGFGLGLSIARELVDLNLGEIDVQSEVGKGSTFSFTLPQNDLTTIVDRYLDRRMQKSPQGTSLALVHAQATGEMASSADAVVDEFLQRAMCGSDLAVRSVDQKWIIVKECVEGELRDALAKIEADWRAFKRNCPGVELPDIAFTVAETWWLPESRAEVRSGALKDLATEPEEVIESPKSDQQRILVVDDNEDVSRCLSVRLEAEGYDVSAAYDGEAGFDAAVETLPDAVVLDVCMPKKDGLTVLRELRQNDKTKDTPIVMLSASIRDQHGALEAGANFFVQKPYAARDVLSAIKTSMQQAPKSNERECVAV, encoded by the coding sequence ATGAAGAGTTCAGAAACCCGTATCCTGCTGATCGATGACGATACTGCCGATGCGTTCGTGACGAGAGAGTCGCTGTCACGAGTCGATAGCCGTCGTTACGAAATCGAGCACGCGGTAAGTCTGCGCGATGCAAAGACGCGTCTCGAAAACTTCGATTACGACGTTATTCTGCTCGACCTGAATCTCCCCGAGTCGCGGGGAATCGATACCCTTCGCCAACTCAAGGGGATTTGCCTCTCAGATACGCCGGTTATCGTGCTAACTGGGCTTGATGATGAGGAAGCCGCTCTACAACTGTTGGCCGACGGAGCTGCTGACTTTATTAGTAAAAAGGACATGCGTTCAGAAACACTGTCACGCTCAATCCAGTACACGCTTCGTCGCCAGCATTTACTGGTCGAACTGCAATCAGCCAATAAGATGCTAAGCGAGAAGAACAATCGCTTGGCGCAGCTCTACAACACTGCCCAACAATTTGTCGACAACGTTTCTCACGAGTTCCGCACGCCGTTGACGGTGATTCGAGAGTTTACCTCGATCGTCCGAGATGGCCTCGACGGACCGGTTACTGAGCGACAGGCTGAGCATCTTGAGAAAGTACTCTACCGGACAGACGATCTCTCGCTGATGGTCGACGACATGCTCGACATCAGCAAGTTGGAAGCCGGGTTGCTCGCGGTCTGGCGACGTCCTTGTTCGGTTGAGGAGCTGATCAACAACGTCGAAGGGATGATTTCCAGTCGTGCGAAGTCGCGTGGAATTGAATTTTCCGTCGATCTTCAAGTCGACTTGCCCGAAGTCTATTGCGATGAAGAGAAGGCTCGCCGCGTGTTGATCAACTTGGCGATCAATGCCATTAAGTTCACGTCGAAAGGTGGGCGAGTCCAGATTTGGGCGAAGCAGGCTGAGGAGAGTTCGGACATCGTCTTAGGTGTCACCGATACCGGGGCCGGTATTAGCAAAGAGAATCTGGAGAGCATCTTCGGTCGCTTCCGCCAGGTTGACTCGGGCATCCATTCTAGTACGAAAGGGTTCGGCCTTGGGTTGAGCATCGCCCGCGAGTTGGTGGACCTGAATCTCGGTGAGATCGACGTACAGAGCGAAGTTGGCAAAGGGAGCACATTCTCTTTCACGCTTCCACAGAACGACCTGACGACGATTGTCGATCGCTATCTTGATCGTCGGATGCAGAAGAGCCCGCAAGGTACTTCCTTGGCACTGGTTCACGCTCAAGCGACCGGGGAAATGGCGTCGTCTGCTGACGCCGTGGTCGATGAGTTTCTTCAGCGTGCGATGTGTGGCAGCGATTTGGCGGTTCGATCAGTTGATCAGAAGTGGATCATCGTTAAGGAGTGTGTCGAGGGTGAATTGCGTGACGCTTTGGCAAAGATCGAAGCCGATTGGCGTGCTTTCAAGCGGAATTGCCCAGGCGTTGAACTGCCTGATATCGCATTCACGGTTGCTGAGACTTGGTGGCTGCCGGAAAGTCGCGCCGAGGTCCGCTCAGGTGCATTGAAGGATTTAGCTACTGAGCCAGAGGAAGTGATCGAATCACCCAAGAGCGACCAGCAGCGGATTCTGGTTGTCGACGACAACGAGGACGTTAGCCGTTGTTTAAGCGTCCGACTGGAAGCGGAAGGCTATGACGTGTCAGCCGCTTACGATGGCGAGGCTGGGTTCGATGCGGCGGTTGAGACGCTACCGGACGCTGTTGTCTTGGATGTCTGCATGCCCAAGAAGGACGGCCTGACCGTGCTTCGCGAGTTGCGACAAAACGACAAGACCAAAGATACGCCGATCGTGATGCTCTCAGCGAGTATTCGTGACCAGCACGGTGCCCTTGAAGCAGGTGCCAACTTTTTCGTGCAGAAGCCGTACGCAGCGCGAGACGTGTTATCGGCGATCAAGACTTCAATGCAACAAGCCCCTAAGTCGAACGAGCGCGAGTGCGTTGCTGTCTAA
- a CDS encoding diguanylate cyclase — protein sequence MASDNAITVLVVEDDPVDRHALGRALDGSPLEFELLEAETLAEGIASLRANRVDVVMLDLGLPDGDGLVNLAAIQEADPRVPVVILSGRVDESIALEAVKAGAQDFVNKVDLTTESAVRVISYAIERKLTETRLREGVSELEHAAQVDPLTGLLNRRAFLQHLDRVEQKSRSERLPVSCAMLDIDYFKHVNDTYGHPIGDEALRIVASLLLHESRAGDLVCRFGGEEFCVILLNTDERAAFAWADRVRKTLAETIVKTQRCDLQVTVSLGVAQASRDINALSELVDKADQALLASKQRGRNRVTTYSEVLSSREVVTEVATDETDRTTLGELAYSPISCLLLTDEISRAADRLLELRVPAMPVVDGAGRFVGLVSEKELLQAIPEDGHWCGTIEKIVDRTAMGFPSDAKLSFVREFMIRTQTAQVAVVLEQRPIGLLTLEDLLKRQRDAQTAHRLVEAV from the coding sequence GTGGCATCTGATAACGCTATTACTGTTCTCGTCGTCGAAGACGATCCTGTGGATCGCCACGCACTAGGGCGCGCTCTTGATGGCTCGCCGTTGGAGTTTGAGCTGCTTGAAGCCGAGACACTCGCGGAAGGAATCGCTTCTTTGCGAGCCAATCGTGTTGACGTGGTCATGTTGGATCTTGGATTACCTGACGGCGATGGGCTCGTCAACTTGGCAGCGATTCAAGAGGCTGATCCACGTGTCCCTGTGGTGATTCTCTCCGGTCGTGTCGACGAAAGTATCGCGCTGGAAGCGGTCAAGGCGGGGGCTCAGGACTTCGTCAACAAAGTGGATTTGACGACCGAGTCCGCGGTGCGGGTGATCTCGTACGCCATTGAACGCAAGCTGACCGAGACCCGGCTTCGCGAAGGCGTCTCAGAACTCGAGCATGCCGCCCAAGTTGATCCACTAACGGGCTTGCTGAATCGGCGTGCCTTCTTGCAGCATTTGGATCGCGTCGAGCAGAAGAGCCGTTCCGAGCGACTCCCCGTGAGTTGCGCGATGCTCGACATCGATTACTTTAAGCACGTCAACGATACTTACGGGCATCCGATCGGGGACGAGGCCCTGCGAATCGTTGCCAGCCTGCTGCTTCATGAATCACGCGCCGGAGACTTGGTGTGTCGTTTCGGTGGCGAAGAGTTTTGCGTCATCCTCCTGAACACCGATGAACGGGCCGCCTTTGCTTGGGCGGATCGGGTACGCAAAACACTGGCGGAGACCATCGTTAAGACGCAGCGGTGCGATCTTCAAGTCACGGTTAGCCTGGGGGTTGCCCAGGCCTCGCGCGACATCAATGCGCTTAGCGAATTGGTCGACAAAGCCGACCAGGCTTTGCTCGCTTCGAAACAGCGCGGCAGAAACCGTGTGACGACTTATTCCGAAGTTCTTAGCAGCCGTGAAGTTGTGACCGAGGTTGCTACCGATGAAACGGACCGGACGACTCTTGGCGAATTGGCATACTCGCCGATTTCGTGTTTGTTGCTGACGGACGAGATCAGTCGTGCCGCCGACCGTCTGCTGGAGCTACGGGTACCAGCCATGCCGGTCGTGGATGGGGCGGGACGTTTCGTGGGGCTGGTTTCCGAGAAAGAGCTCTTACAAGCGATCCCCGAAGATGGGCATTGGTGTGGCACGATCGAGAAGATCGTTGATCGCACGGCGATGGGCTTTCCTAGTGATGCGAAGCTGAGCTTTGTGCGCGAGTTCATGATTCGAACGCAAACGGCGCAAGTTGCGGTCGTTTTAGAGCAGCGTCCCATTGGGCTGCTGACTCTTGAAGATCTTTTGAAGCGTCAGCGAGATGCTCAGACAGCGCATCGTTTGGTTGAAGCCGTCTAG
- a CDS encoding peptidylprolyl isomerase: MKTATFTTSKGEIRLELFEDQTPKTVANFEKLANDGFYDGLNFHRVIEDFMIQGGCPQGTGTGGPGYQFEDEFVADLKHDQPGILSMANSGPNTNGSQFFITHVPTPWLDGKHTVFGKVLGEGQSVVDAIEQGDKIEKVVIAEE, from the coding sequence ATGAAGACCGCCACTTTTACCACCAGCAAGGGCGAGATTCGCCTCGAACTGTTTGAGGATCAAACCCCGAAAACCGTGGCAAACTTCGAGAAGCTCGCCAACGATGGCTTCTACGACGGCTTGAACTTCCACCGCGTGATTGAAGACTTCATGATCCAGGGAGGCTGCCCGCAGGGCACCGGCACGGGCGGACCTGGTTATCAATTTGAGGATGAGTTCGTCGCCGACCTAAAGCACGACCAGCCTGGCATTCTCTCGATGGCGAATTCCGGCCCCAACACCAACGGCTCACAGTTCTTCATCACGCACGTCCCCACACCATGGCTCGATGGCAAACACACGGTCTTCGGCAAGGTACTCGGTGAAGGGCAGTCGGTCGTCGATGCGATCGAGCAAGGCGACAAGATCGAAAAAGTCGTCATCGCCGAAGAGTAG